One part of the Xylanimonas allomyrinae genome encodes these proteins:
- a CDS encoding SipW-dependent-type signal peptide-containing protein, translating into MSSTTPVIVMTEERRRGRGPLWVAAAAVLVLGGGSTFAYWHDAQTYTGGSIVSGTLDVSPVGEMQFWDVSADRADATTALPGTLPDGEDDGPDAVFGHEIDDPSAWRMSPEDRVGVTVTADVTLEGDNLVAALTLDGSTGIDLASDGVTYTYAVYRDGATLVAPKPLTDLSAPLLYLSAATDGQEAGADDADGSTVLAMTDGQTTDRLTVLVTATFDADAQQFMSKTYTFANVQLSLEQVRTQGLGSFVAP; encoded by the coding sequence ATGAGTTCCACCACACCGGTCATCGTCATGACCGAGGAGAGGCGGCGCGGACGCGGTCCGTTGTGGGTCGCCGCAGCCGCCGTGCTCGTGCTCGGCGGGGGATCGACCTTCGCCTACTGGCACGACGCCCAGACGTACACCGGCGGGTCGATCGTCTCCGGCACGCTCGACGTCTCACCGGTCGGCGAGATGCAGTTCTGGGACGTGTCGGCCGATCGCGCCGACGCCACGACGGCGTTGCCCGGCACCCTCCCCGACGGCGAGGACGACGGCCCGGACGCGGTGTTCGGGCACGAGATCGACGACCCGTCCGCCTGGCGGATGTCTCCCGAGGACCGCGTGGGGGTCACCGTGACCGCGGACGTCACGCTCGAGGGCGACAACCTGGTCGCAGCCCTGACGCTCGACGGGTCGACGGGCATCGACCTGGCGTCCGACGGCGTCACCTACACGTACGCGGTCTACCGCGACGGCGCGACGCTGGTCGCACCGAAGCCGCTCACGGACCTGAGCGCTCCGCTGCTGTACCTGTCTGCCGCGACCGACGGCCAGGAGGCCGGGGCCGACGACGCGGACGGCAGCACCGTTCTCGCGATGACGGACGGGCAGACCACGGACCGGCTCACGGTGCTGGTGACGGCAACGTTCGACGCGGACGCGCAGCAGTTCATGTCGAAGACGTACACGTTCGCGAACGTGCAGCTCTCGCTCGAGCAGGTGCGCACGCAGGGTCTCGGCTCGTTCGTGGCGCCCTGA